Proteins encoded in a region of the Raphanus sativus cultivar WK10039 chromosome 8, ASM80110v3, whole genome shotgun sequence genome:
- the LOC130499071 gene encoding uncharacterized protein LOC130499071, giving the protein MKKKGGKSASSGPHFPSLLKGQDVVNLAVQAHGKSDLVRACAENENPETAPEGLGIFKFSASDDDWRRKYFYVKIDPSTVPVGRDLRNAWSDISEIKDPVKLSSKLTRALYRKLQHSPNTWVAYTTSRVGSARFHDRYQASFPDSVTVAGLEVSEGDSILEVSSGASTSSKTQSQKMPIQPSFRSRGRSTKAASSSRGSDKNQGGSFLDSVKEVLDEGGSAPAKGVVSSEPKVQEVGLPSEVPMTEADPQVMRDPPESEPPRNKRSRTDQVDRPSRSSSSSSRGGTVGWTFSHSKPGSVLDDPWGLATLMRHMKSPGCPLPSISNITHKDEYVDIAHHMGQV; this is encoded by the exons atgaagaagaaaggcggcAAAAGCGCCTCCTCCGGTCCTCACTTCCCTTCCCTCTTGAAGGGTCAGGACGTTGTCAATCTTGCCgttcaagctcacggcaagAGCGATCTAGTTAGAGCTTGTGCTGAAAACGAGAACCCTGAGACcgctccggagg ggctaggcatTTTCAAGTTCTCAGCCAGTGATGACGACTGGCGCAGGaagtacttttatgtcaagattgacccttccacggttcctgtaggccgtgaCCTTAGGAACGCATGGTCTGATATttccg AAATCAAAGATCCTGTCAAGTTATCTAGCAAACTTACCAGAGCTCTCTACAGGAAGCTACAGCATAGCCCTAACACTTGGGTAGCTTACACTACTTCGAGagttggatcagctaggttccATGATCGGTACCAAgcgtccttccctgattcagtgacggttgctggtttagaag tttctgaaggtgattccattctcgaagtttcctccggagcaagtacttcttcgaagactcaatcacagaagatgccaattcaaccttccttccgttccaggggtagatcgaccaaggctgccagctcctctagagggagtGATAAGAACCAAGGgggatccttccttgactctgtgaaggaggtTCTTGATGAAGGAGGCTCTGCCCCTGCTAAAGGTGTCGTCTCTTCGGAACCCaaggttcaggaagttggccttccctccgaggtcccgATGACTGAAGCTGATCCTCAAGTAATGAGGGACCCTCCGGAGTCTGAGCccccgaggaacaagaggtcccgaacCGACCAGGTTGatagaccttcgaggtcttcctcctcctcctctagaggaggaaccgttggctggacCTTTTCTCATTCAAAGCCTGGATCGGTCTTGGACGatccgtggggtttggctactctgatgaggcacatgaagagtcccgggtgtcccctcccctcgatctccaatatcacgcacaaggatgagtacgtcgatattgctcatcacatgggtcaggtatga
- the LOC130498830 gene encoding uncharacterized protein LOC130498830 yields the protein MNPTDQTTTPSDLNLPIQSDGSPNDGGSSLVITEPQRGDHRSVQQLPVDARTSQTTTGVINPRSSENPQQQAIPNQTEAQLSEIRQMMIQLVNKAQESERTIHQLTIRQQRFEEITRSLNATTQPPQRQAPGVIFHDRLTDPSFPRARLNFSPDSTTPEGHESAFQTPHTGTDPVFNPPNASVMGSNMATTSSTPSQVADRSTRLPPPPPDPRSGAGISLPSGGRTSASVYQTRNSIPNGDGYQRIDSDNPRNAERFSPSTAWENEPTRPRQEPTRRVPANDPNVLPFEGPEAIRRYMERTHAALQKLGAQVHKATSSAPEIDSLLEETRGTPFTDRIASYHIRDTRKIRIPEYDGTSDPKAYLRAFRLAIVKAHFTQEECEAGYCRTFAENLVGTALEWFSGLEPASIDNFDQLTNAFMKQYSTHIRKQASEADLWKVSQGMGDSLRVYIEKFRAIRTKLSNPNDLIAIEALRRGLIYKSKFWSELTLNAPPTIDDALHRATKYITLEEETAALDKLHKKPQNHPKGDSSETRGPHKRGNPRNSQTQGEHSYAIEEDKEEKPVAAANKTPWSKGFDKGKRCSYHDREGHSTEECWDLQRQLAAKFAAGEIKGVDLKKPPPYQKRGSRDTSPKRERSPEKETDSPPPAPKKRVEIILGKFPQGKSLQVEALLSKPSPQSSPDSRVDCILGGSDICQDSVNSIKNHVRKAVSNTGPKPPNPESNTKISFWESETSNLDRPHDDALIVTLNIAGYEVPKLMIDTGSSVDLIFYNTLKGMEIDDYEIIGQKTKKELIDFLKSNVKTFAWSTSDMKGIDPSVTTHKLKVDPTFKPIKQKRRKLGLEKAQAVNDEIDRLTKAGSIREVHYPDCFPLPHIDRLVEATAGHRLLSFMDAFSGYNQIMMDPEDQEKTAFITERGTYCYKVMPFGLKNAGATYQRLVNKMFAGQLGKTMEVYIDDMLVKSSAGEDHISHLRECFDILNKYDMKLNPTKCTFGVPSGEFLGFISKSTDKCLPFYKLLRNNKKFLWDEKCEEAFKQLKAYLSEPPILSKPVIGEPLYLYLAVSTAAVSGVLVREEQNEQRPVYYTSKSLIDAETRYPAMEKLALAVVTAARKLRPYFQSHSIVVMTSQPLRMILHSPSQSGRLAKWAIELSEYDIEYRPRAAAKAQVLADFIIELTSEHQFHGEYETRDERMGAYLEVVQNLTRQFDKFELTRIPRGENSSADALAALASTSDPLVKRIIPVEGIEKPSIDIATKAEKESKLTAQLEGTCPETVATQVFTTFWFPKTRICSPKKHTSGNTIQITEDIPRHSDSLEPALENTPGGTNSDPIICRVKTRSRTALKNSSGGIPRNSDSLEPNPTNTSGGTTTPGPEQEPPSSLHNKVVGREDWRIPITQYILEGKTPPNKWEARKLKALSARYCVTESVLLKRSISGPYLKCVHGSVAMRLMKEMHDGSCGNHSGGRALAIRIKRQGYFWPTIIADCEAYSSSCDKCQRHAPIIHQPAEKLSNISAPYPFMRWSMDIVGPLVPSGSGKKKLRYLLVLTDYFTKWIEAEAFQQVTRVEVEQFVWKDIVCRHGVPYEIVTDNGGQFISHDFKIFCDKWNIRLTFSSPRRPQGNGQAEAANKSVLANLKKRLGTQKEFWSEKLLEVLWACRTTPRKATEETPFSLAYGMEAVVPAETIAGSLRRKLCTSNPAANDQLLTDSLDLIEERRDRALIRIQNYQQAMARQYNSKVRLRQFAVGDLVLRKVFEGTKEPNAGKLGTNWEGPYQIIHVVRPGVYKLRKVRTGVPEIRSWNATNLKRYYH from the exons atgaatcctaccgatcagacaacaaccccgtctgaccttaacctcccgatccagagcgatggctcaccgaacgacggaggctctagcctcgtaatcacagagcctcaacgtggcgaccaccgatctgtgcaacagcttccggttgatgctcgaacgagccaaactacaaccggagttattaacccgagatcatcggagaatcctcagcagcaagccattccgaatcaaacggaggctcagctctctgagatccgccaaatgatgatacaattagtgaacaaagctcaggaaagtgagcgcacgataCATCAGTTGACTATACGTCAACAACGATTTGAAGAGATAAccagatctctaaacgcaacaacccaaccaccgcaacgtcaagctccgggggtcatctttcatgatcgattaaccgatccctcattcccccgagcacgtttaaacttttccccgGATAGCACTACCCCGGAAGGACACgaatctgctttccagacacctcatactgggacagaTCCCGTGTTCAATCCACCTAACGCCAGTGTTATGGGAAGTAACATGGCGACAACTAGTTCCACACCCAGTCAGGTCGCTGACAGGAgtactcgcttacctcctccgccgcctgatcctaggtccggagcaggaatatccctcccatctgggggcagaacgtcagcttcggtttaCCAAACTAGAAACTCGATCCCGAATGGGGATggttatcaaaggatagattccgataacccaagaaatgcCGAGCGATTTAGCCCATCAACCGCATGGGAGAATGAGCCAACTCGACCACGTCAGGAACCTACCCGTCGGGTACCTGCGAACGATCCAAACGTCCTTCcgtttgaaggacctgaagctatccgtagatatatggagcgaactcacgcagccctccagaaattgggagctcaagtccataaagctacgagttcagctcccgaaatcgatagcttactcgaggaaacccgtggaactccattcacagacagaattgccagctatcacataagagatacccgaaaaatacgaattcctgagtatgatgggacctccgacccgaaAGCCTAtctgagagctttccgattggcaattgttaaagcccatttcacacaagaagaatgtgaagcaggttactgtaggacattcgccgaaaatttggtcgggacagccctcgagtggttctccggtCTTGAGCCAGCCTCAATAGACAATTTTGATCAATTAACcaacgccttcatgaagcaatactcaacccatatccggaagcaagcctctgaggccgacctttggaaggtcagtcaaggaatgggagactcactacgagtctacattgagaaattcagggcaataagaaccaagctctcgaatcctaacgacctaatcgccatcgaggcccttaggagaggtctgatctataaatcgaaattctggtcgGAACTAACACTCAATGCTCCcccaactatcgatgacgctcttcatagagccaccaaatatattactttggaggaggagacagctgcactggataagctccacaagaaacctcagaatcatcCGAAAGGTGACTCCTCTGAGACTAGGGGACCTCATAAGAGGGGTAACCCTCGAAATAGtcagactcagggagaacattcctacgcaatcgaggaagacaaggaagagaaacctgttgcagcagcaaacaaaactccctggtcaaaaggcttcgataaaggcaaacgttgctcttatcacgatcgtgaaggacactcaaccgaagagtgttgggacctccaacgccagctggcagctaaattcgcagctggagaaataaagggcgtggaccttaaaaagccaccaccttatcagaaaagaggttccagggacacttcCCCTAAACgtgagaggtcacctgagaaggagaccgattcgccacctccagctcccaagaaaagagtcgaaaTAATTCtcgggaaattcccccaaggaaaaagtttacaagtcgaagctctcttgagcaaaccgtcccctcaatcgagccccgactcgcgggtggactgtatccttggaggatcagacatatgtcaagactccgtcaattccattaagaatcacgtgcggaaggctgtaTCTAatactggacctaagcctcctaaccctgaatccaatactaagatttctttctgggaaagcgagacctcaaaccttgacagacctcacgatgatgcgttgatcgtcaccttgaacatcgcaggatacgaggttcctaagctcatgatagacacaggaagctctgtcgacctcattttctataataccctaaaagggatggaaatagacgactacgaaattattggccaaaaa acaaaaaaggagctcattgatttcctgaaaagcaatgtcaaaacctttgcatggtccaccagtgacatgaaaggaatagatccgagtgtcaccacccataagctaaaagttgaccctactttcaaaccaatcaaacagaagcgtcgtaagctaggcctcgaaaaggctcaagctgttaacgacgaaatcgaccgacttacgaaagctgggtccattcgagaggtacattaccccgactg cttcccgttacctcacatcgaccgcctggttgaagcaacagctggccatcgactcctatccttcatggatgccttctcaggatacaatcaaatcatgatggatcctgaggaccaggagaaaactgcattcataaccgaacgaggaacctattgttataaggttatgccattcggattaaagaatgcaggagctacctatcagagactagtaaataagatgtttgctggacaactcggaaaaaccatggaggtctatatcgacgacatgctagtcaaatcctcagctggagaagatcatatctcccacttaagggaatgttTCGATATCCTGAataagtacgatatgaagctcaatcccactaaatgtactttcggggtaccctcaggcgagttcctag gattcatatccaagtccaccgataaatgcctcccattttacaagcttctaagaaataataagaagttcttatgggacgagaaatgtgaggaagccttcaagcaattgaaagcttacctctccgaacctccgatcctatctaaaccagtaataggagagccattgtacttATATCTCGCTGTGtcaactgctgcagtcagcggcgttctagtacgagaagaacaaaacgaacaaagacctgtctattacaccagtaaaagtttgatagatgccgaaaccaggtaccctgcgatggaaaaactagctctagcagtcgtaacagctgccagaaaattgcgaccttacttccaatcgcattcgatcgttgtaatgacctcacaaccattacgaatgatcttgcacagccccagccagtcagggcgattggctaaatgggccatagagctcagcgaatatgatattgagtatagacctcgagcagcagcgaaagcccAGGTCCTTGCTGACTTTATCATTGAGCTAACATCCGAAca ccagtttcacggagaatatgaaacaagggacgaaagaatgggggcatatctcgaagtcgtccagaacctcactaggcagttcgacaaattcgagctaacgagaatcccacgaggagagaactcctcagcagatgcgttggctgctttagcttccacgtcagaccctctcgtaaaacgaatcatacccgtagaaggaatcgagaaaccaagcatcgacatagctactaaagctgagaaagagagcaagTTAACAGCGCAActcgaaggtacctgccctgaaacggtagctacccaggttttcacaacattttggtttccaaaaaccagaatatgcagcccaaaaaagcatacctccgggaacacgaTCCAAATCACGGAAGATATTCCTCGACACTCAGACTCCTTAGAGCCTGCTCTcgagaatacccccgggggcaccaactcagacccaatcatctgcagagttaagaccagaagccgtacagctctcaaaaattcatctggaggtattcctcggaattcagactccctggagcccaatcctaccaatacctccgggggcaccacgacaccaggtcccgaacaggaacctccctcgtctctccATAACAAAGTCGTAGGAAgggaggattggagaattccaatcacgcaatacatcctggagggaaagactccacccaataaatgggaggctcgaaagctcaaagcattaagcgcaagatatTGCGTAACcgaatctgtcctcctcaaacgaagcatttccggaccttacctaaaatgcgtccatggctccgttgctatgagactcatgaaggaaatgcacgacggttcctgcgggaaccactctggaggaagagctctagccatcagaatcaaaagacaaggatatttctggcctaccattattgcagattgcGAGGCCTATTCCtcctcatgcgacaaatgccagaggcatgcaccgattatacaccaacctgcggaaaagctgtctaacatatcTGCCCCTTATCcgtttatgagatggtccatggatatcgtgggaccactagtaccatcaggaagtggaaagaagaagctacgctacCTCCTAGTCTTAACGGACTACTTCacaaaatggatagaggctgaagctttccagcaggtaaccagggtcgaggtcgagcaatttgtatggaaagatatcgtgtgtagacacggcgtcccatacgaaatcgtaactgacaatggaggacaattcatatcccacgatttcaaaatattttgtgacaagtggaatatccgcctgaccttctcatcacctcgccgacctcaaggtaacggacaggcggaggctgctaataaatcagtattagcaaacctcaagaaacgcctcggaacccagaaggaattctggtcagagaagttacttgaagtactttgggcatgtcggaccaccccacgaaaagctacagaagaaactcctttctccttagcatatgggatggaagctgtcgttccagctgaaaccattgctggtagcctccgccggaaactctgtacatccaatcccgcagctaatgatcagctcctaactgacagcctcgatctaatcgaggaaagacgggaccgagctttgattcgcattcagaactatcagcaagcaatggcacgacagtacaattccaaagtcaggctccgacagttcgctgttggtgacctagtacttaggaaagttttcgaaggaaccaaagaaccaaatgctgggaagttaggaaccaactgggaaggtccctaccagatcatccacgtggtacgacctggcgtctacaaactccgaaaggtgcgaactggggtacctgaaatcagatcgtggaatgccacgaatcttaagagatattatcattag